A single window of Pyrus communis chromosome 10, drPyrComm1.1, whole genome shotgun sequence DNA harbors:
- the LOC137748402 gene encoding FRIGIDA-like protein 4a encodes MISSPYPPMGTEVVVTTDRVQKFFEDLEAQKAILSTSTKLFTTLSDHFDSLQKSISEKSHSLESKIQSLESRSRETLQSLDHREASIPERESSTAARIEEQKAAALAEVEKNVFGDLDLAETLKSFCRKMDSQGLVKFIVSKRKESISIRAEIVQAISEAVDPLRLVLDALEDFLDSKAKKFGVTDKRWACGLLVQALFPEGKPNAGAKGPEFSRSMVERAAAIADMWKAQMDGDSNGGGGTLGAAEAVMFVQMLVGFRLKKKFGEEFFRKLVMEHAARRDMAKLARALEFGEKMGDVIDELVKNGKEIEAVYFASESDLTERFPPVSLLKSYLKNSRKNAATILKNGNNSVAATEESSTFELNSIKAIIKCVEDHKLESEFSLENLRKRATHLEKARTERKKRSASSSRPHNNKRAYGGSGGGGSGSGGGGGRGVGQSSSRPAKAAKFSNAYPSFTRRNPNPLPQHSPATRYSGPYNYPSQSVYDGPTVASYGSTYGAPPAQSPAALPSQHYSLSGDSLGAAGFRSSGAYGGQTNYGYASAAPPAYQPPSYPQ; translated from the exons ATGATTTCATCACCATATCCGCCAATGGGGACCGAAGTGGTGGTCACGACGGACCGAGTCCAGAAGTTCTTCGAGGACCTGGAGGCGCAGAAGGCGATTCTCTCCACCTCTACCAAGCTTTTCACAACCCTCTCCGACCACTTCGATTCCCTCCAGAAATCCATTTCCGAGAAATCCCATTCTCTCgaatccaaaatccaatccctgGAATCCCGTTCCCGCGAAACCTTACAATCCCTCGACCACCGCGAGGCCTCCATCCCGGAGCGCGAGTCCTCCACCGCTGCTCGAATCGAGGAGCAGAAAGCCGCGGCCTTGGCCGAGGTGGAGAAGAATGTTTTTGGGGATTTGGATTTGGCGGAGACCCTGAAATCGTTTTGCAGGAAAATGGACTCCCAGGGTTTGGTGAAGTTCATCGTGTCGAAGCGGAAGGAATCGATATCGATCCGGGCGGAGATTGTACAGGCGATTTCGGAGGCGGTGGACCCGCTAAGATTGGTGCTTGATGCATTGGAAGATTTTTTGGATTCTAAAGCCAAGAAATTCGGGGTTACCGATAAGAGGTGGGCGTGCGGGCTGTTAGTTCAGGCTCTGTTTCCGGAGGGTAAGCCCAATGCTGGCGCGAAGGGGCCGGAGTTTTCTAGGAGCATGGTGGAGAGAGCGGCGGCGATTGCAGATATGTGGAAGGCGCAGATGGATGGAGATTCAAACGGTGGTGGCGGGACATTGGGGGCTGCGGAGGCAGTGATGTTTGTGCAAATGCTCGTTGGGTTTCGATTGAAGAAGAAGTTCGGTGAGGAGTTCTTTAGGAAGTTGGTAATGGAGCACGCAGCGAGGAGGGATATGGCAAAGCTAGCAAGGGCTCTAGAATTCGGAGAGAAAATGGGAG ATGTCATTGATGAGTTAGTGAAGAATGGCAAGGAGATAGAGGCTGTATATTTTGCTTCTGAGTCTGATTTGACCGAGAGATTTCCTCCTGTTTCTCTGCTCAAGTCGTATCTCAAGAACTCCAGAAAGAATGCTGCGACCATATTGAAGAATGGCAATAATAGTGTGGCTGCTACT GAGGAATCGAGCACATTTGAGTTGAATTCCATcaaagcaatcatcaaatgtGTAGAAGACCACAAGCTTGAATCAGAGTTTTCTCTTGAGAACTTAAGAAAGCGGGCCACTCATCTGGAGAAAGCCAGgacagaaaggaagaagagatcAGCATCTTCCAGCAGGCCTCATAATAATAAGCGAGCCTATGGTGGCAGTGGAGGTGGTGGCAGCGGCAGTGGTGGGGGTGGTGGCCGAGGGGTTGGACAGTCTTCTTCCCGGCCTGCCAAAGCTGCCAAGTTTTCCAATGCATACCCCTCCTTCACCCGCAGGAACCCAAATCCTCTTCCACAGCATAGTCCTGCAACAAGATACTCTGGTCCTTATAATTACCCCAGCCAAAGTGTGTACGATGGTCCAACAGTAGCATCATATGGATCCACATACGGAGCTCCCCCTGCTCAAAGCCCCGCTGCTCTTCCGTCGCAACACTACTCCCTCTCTGGGGACAGCTTGGGTGCTGCCGGCTTCCGAAGTAGTGGTGCTTATGGTGGCCAGACCAACTACGGGTACGCAAGTGCTGCTCCACCAGCGTACCAGCCTCCTTCGTATCCGCAATAG
- the LOC137748921 gene encoding aldehyde dehydrogenase family 2 member C4-like — MASDSNGILASESSVKIPIIKYTKLFINGEFVDSVSGKTFETMDPRTGEVIARVAEADKEDVDLAVEAARAAFENGPWPRLPGSERGRIMLKFADLIDQHVEELASLDTVNAGNLFGNGKIAGIPSVANSLRYYAGAADKVHGEVLKMSRDFHGYTLLEPIGVVGHIIPWNFPSALFFTKVSPCLAAGCTMVVKPAEQTPLSAIYYAHLAKLAGVPDGVLNVITGFGQTAGAAISHHMDIDKVTFTGSTEVGREVMQAAAKSNLKQVSLELGGKSPLVIFDDADINMAVELALLGILYNKGEICVASSRVYVQDGIYDEFVKKLEDKVKTWVVGDPFDPNVRQGPQVDKQHFDKVLTYIEHGKREGATLLTGGKPLGNKGYYIEPTVFTDVKEDMLIAKDEIFGPVMALMKFKTTEEAIKKANNSKYGLAAGIITKDLNVANTVSRSIRAGIIWINCYLAFDRDCPYGGYKMSGFGRELGLQGLHKYLHTKSVVTPIYNSPWL; from the exons ATGGCTAGTGATTCCAACGGCATCTTAGCTTCCGAGTCTTCCGTCAAAATTCCGATAATAAAGTACACCAAGCTCTTCATCAATGGAGAATTCGTTGATTCCGTTTCAG gGAAAACATTTGAGACGATGGATCCAAGAACGGGGGAGGTGATAGCTAGAGTTGCAGAAGCAGATAAGGAAGATGTTGATTTGGCTGTCGAGGCTGCACGTGCTGCCTTCGAAAATGGCCCTTGGCCTCGCTTGCCCGGCAGT GAGAGAGGAAGAATAATGCTGAAATTTGCGGACTTAATTGACCAACATGTAGAAGAACTAGCCAGCCTGGATACCGTCAATGCCGGAAATTTGTTCGGCAATGGCAAGATCGCAGGCATACCTTCTGTGGCGAACTCTCTCCGTTATTATGCCGGCGCAGCCGACAAGGTCCACGGGGAGGTGCTCAAAATGTCGCGTGATTTTCACGGGTATACGTTGCTCGAACCCATCGGTGTTGTAGGACACATCATTCCCTGGAATTTCCCGAGCGCCCTGTTTTTCACGAAGGTCAGCCCTTGCTTAGCCGCCGGGTGCACCATGGTCGTCAAACCTGCCGAGCAGACACCTCTATCGGCGATTTACTACGCTCATCTAGCTAAGCTG GCTGGTGTTCCTGATGGAGTGCTCAATGTCATAACTGGATTTGGACAGACTGCTGGTGCTGCCATCAGCCATCATATGGACATAGACAAG GTCACTTTTACTGGTTCGACGGAGGTAGGGCGTGAAGTTATGCAGGCAGCAGCAAAAAGCAATCTAAAACAAGTTTCACTCGAACTAGGAGGCAAGTCACCCCTTGTGATCTTTGATGATGCTGATATAAATATGGCTGTTGAGCTGGCTCTCTTGGGAATCCTTTACAACAAG gGAGAAATTTGCGTGGCAAGTTCGCGTGTTTACGTTCAAGACGGAATTTATGATGAATTTGTGAAGAAGTTAGAAGACAAGGTGAAAACTTGGGTAGTTGGGGATCCTTTTGATCCTAATGTTCGTCAAGGACCCCAG GTTGATAAGCAGCACTTTGATAAAGTTTTAACCTACATTGAGCATGGGAAGAGAGAAGGTGCCACATTGTTAACTGGGGGTAAACCTTTGGGGAATAAGGGATACTACATAGAGCCAACAGTATTCACTGATGTCAAG GAGGACATGCTTATAGCCAAAGACGAAATTTTCGGACCTGTAATGGCGCTGATGAAGTTCAA GACGACCGAGGAGGCAATAAAGAAAGCTAACAACAGCAAATATGGACTGGCAGCTGGGATTATAACCAAGGACCTGAATGTGGCCAACACCGTCTCCAGGTCGATTCGTGCGGGCATTATTTGGATCAACTGCTACTTGGCATTCGATCGAGACTGCCCTTACGGAGGATATAAGATGAGTGGGTtcggaagagagcttggtttgcAAGGCCTCCACAAATATCTCCATACCAAATCTGTTGTCACTCCCATTTACAATTCTCCCTGGCTCTAA
- the LOC137747351 gene encoding aldehyde dehydrogenase family 2 member C4-like yields MGTDFNGGSASFVKIPAIKFTQLFINGGFVDSVSGKTFETIDPRTGEVITRVAEGDKEDVDLAVNAARAAFDHGTWPRLPGAGRGRIMMKFADLIDQHVEELATLDTIDAGKLFSFGKTRDIPKVAEMVRYYAGAADKIHGEVLKISRNLQAYTMLEPIGVVGLIVPWNFPSTLLFAKVSPALAAGCTMVIKPAEQTPLSALYFAYLAKLAGVPDGVFNVITGFGKTAGAAISHHMGIDKVSFTGSTEVGREVMQAAAKSNLKQVSLELGGKSPLVIFEDADINMAADLALLGVLYNKGEICVASSRIYVQEGIYDEFVKKLQEKAKDWVVGDPFDPNVHQGPQVDKKQFDKILTYIEHGKNEGATLLTGGKPLGNKGYYIEPTIFTDVKDDMLIAQDEIFGPVMALMRFKTIEEAIQRANNTRYGLAAGIITKDLNVANTVSRSIRAGIIWINCYFAFDRDCPYGGYKMSGFGREFGMQGLYEYLHSKSVVTPIYNSPWL; encoded by the exons ATGGGGACTGATTTCAACGGCGGCTCAGCTTCCTTCGTCAAGATTCCAGCAATAAAGTTTACCCAGCTGTTTATCAATGGAGGTTTCGTCGATTCCGTTTCAG GTAAAACATTTGAGACAATCGATCCAAGAACAGGGGAGGTGATAACAAGAGTTGCAGAAGGAGATAAGGAAGATGTTGACTTGGCTGTCAACGCGGCACGTGCTGCCTTCGACCATGGAACTTGGCCTCGCTTGCCTGGCGCT GGGAGGGGAAGGATAATGATGAAGTTTGCAGACTTAATTGACCAACATGTAGAAGAACTAGCTACCTTGGATACCATTGATGCTGGGAAGTTGTTCAGTTTTGGCAAGACCAGAGACATACCGAAGGTAGCAGAAATGGTACGTTATTATGCAGGTGCAGCTGACAAAATCCATGGAGAGGTGCTCAAAATCTCGCGCAACCTTCAAGCATATACGATGCTTGAACCCATTGGTGTTGTGGGGCTCATTGTTCCCTGGAATTTCCCGAGCACCCTGCTTTTCGCAAAGGTTAGCCCTGCCTTAGCTGCTGGTTGCACCATGGTCATCAAACCTGCTGAGCAAACACCTCTATCAGCATTATACTTTGCTTATCTGGCTAAGTTG GCTGGTGTTCCTGACGGAGTGTTCAATGTCATAACTGGATTTGGAAAGACTGCTGGTGCAGCCATTAGCCATCATATGGGCATTGACAAA GTCAGTTTTACTGGTTCGACTGAGGTAGGGCGTGAAGTAATGCAGGCTGCAGCAAAGAGCAATCTGAAACAAGTTTCGCTTGAACTAGGAGGCAAATCACCCCTTGTGATATTTGAAGATGCTGATATAAATATGGCTGCTGATCTTGCTCTCTTGGGAGTCCTTTACAACAAG GGAGAAATTTGTGTGGCAAGTTCCCGTATTTATGTTCAAGAAGGGATTTATGATGAATTTGTGAAGAAGTTACAAGAGAAGGCAAAAGATTGGGTAGTCGGGGATCCTTTTGACCCTAATGTTCATCAAGGACCACAG GTTGATAAAAAGCAGTTTGATAAAATCCTAACCTACATTGAGCATGGGAAGAATGAAGGAGCCACTTTATTAACAGGAGGCAAGCCTTTGGGGAACAAGGGATATTACATTGAGCCTACAATATTCACTGATGTCAAG GATGATATGCTCATAGCCCAAGATGAAATATTTGGACCTGTAATGGCGCTGATGAGGTTCAA GACAATCGAGGAGGCAATACAGAGAGCCAACAACACCAGATACGGCCTAGCAGCAGGGATCATAACCAAGGACTTGAATGTGGCCAACACCGTCTCAAGGTCAATTCGTGCGGGCATTATTTGGATCAACTGCTACTTTGCATTCGATCGAGACTGCCCTTACGGAGGGTATAAGATGAGTGGATTTGGAAGAGAATTTGGTATGCAGGGCCTCTATGAGTATCTCCATAGCAAATCTGTTGTCACTCCCATTTATAACTCCCCCTGGCTCTAA
- the LOC137748886 gene encoding multiprotein-bridging factor 1c-like translates to MPSRKIAVIGQDWEVVVLQKKPNIARALRDPKVVNQAMRSGVPVQTIKKFDGGSNKKAAPVVSVKKLDEAAEPAALERVSTEVRQAMQKARLEKKMSQAELAKRINERPQVVQEYENGKAVPNQAVLAKMERVLGVKLRGKVGK, encoded by the coding sequence ATGCCGAGCCGCAAAATAGCAGTCATAGGCCAGGACTGGGAGGTGGTGGTCCTCCAGAAGAAGCCCAATATTGCCCGTGCCCTCCGCGACCCGAAGGTGGTGAACCAGGCTATGCGGTCGGGCGTGCCGGTCCAGACCATCAAGAAATTCGACGGGGGCTCGAACAAGAAGGCGGCGCCGGTGGTCAGCGTTAAGAAGCTCGATGAGGCGGCCGAGCCAGCGGCGCTGGAGCGGGTGTCGACGGAGGTGCGACAGGCGATGCAGAAGGCGCGGCTGGAGAAGAAGATGAGCCAGGCGGAGCTGGCGAAGCGTATCAACGAGCGGCCTCAGGTGGTGCAGGAGTACGAGAACGGGAAGGCGGTGCCGAACCAGGCGGTGCTGGCGAAGATGGAGAGGGTTCTGGGAGTTAAGCTCCGGGGCAAAGTTGGGAAATAG